The genomic interval GGACTTTCGCCCTTTCGGGGTCTTTCAGAAAATCCGGAAGCCGTGAATTGGCTATTTCCATGTCACGGGTTTGCCTTGGCGCGTTTTCTTAAGATGAAAAAAAGAACCACGGCGGCAATGACCGCGCCCGCCGCAACGGTCTGGGAGGGCGAAAGGACGCCCAAAAAATACGAGCCCCGTTCGTCGCCCCGTAAGAACTCTATGAAAAACCGCATGGTGGCGTACAGAAAAAGGTAGGAGGAAAAAAGCATCCCGTCGAACCTTGTCCTCTTGCGCAGGAAAAAATAAAGGAAAGCGAAAAGAATGAGCAGTCCCGCCGCCTCATAAAGCTGGGTGGGATGAAGGGGGTTTCCGTAAGGGGCGAGCCCGCCGTTATTGGGAAAGGTGACGGCCCAGGGAAGGTCGCACACCTTGCCGTAACAGCACCCGGCGGAAAAGCAGCCCAGCCGCCCGAAAAAATGCCCAAGGGGAACCCCCAGCGCGAAGAGGTCCGCAGTCTTCCACACGGGCATCCGGTGACGCCGCACAAACCAGAAGTAAACCAGGGCCGCGCCCAGGAATCCCCCGTAAAAGACCAGGCCGCCGCGCCACACCCGGAAAATTTCAACAAGGTCGCCCGAAAAAAATTCCCAGTTGAAGGCCACGAAAAAAAGCCTGGCCGAGATTATCCCGGCGATCAGGCAGTAAAAGCACAGGTCCAGAACCTTTTCCGGGTCCAGGCCCTTTCTTGCTGCCTCCTTGAACGCCACGGCCATTCCCGCAAGGCAGCCCACTGCCAGGAGAAATCCGTAGGTGTGCAGGGTAAGGGGGCCTATCTTCAAAAGCACCGGGTACACTAGAAGGGCTCCTTCTTGAAAAGGACGTGGATGACCAGGATGGTCACCCCCACGGTGACGCAGGAATCAGCCACGTTGAACGACGGAAACTGCCAGCGTCCATGATAGAACAGCAAAAAGTCGTCCACGTAGCCGAACCGGAAGCGGTCGATGAGGTTTCCCACGGCCCCGGAAAAAATGAGGATGAGGGCCCCCGCAAAAAACCGGCTTTCAAGGGGGGTCTTGTAATACATGTAAAGCACCATGCCCGCAGCAACCAGGGTCAGCACCATAAAGAGGGCTATCCGCACCGTGGGGCCGTGGCTGGCGAAGACCCCGAAGGCCCCGCCCGGATTGTGGGCGTGGGTGAGGCTGAAAAAACCCGGAATCACCGGGATTTCCTCATAAAGGGGTATGGCCTTCTGAACCCACCACTTGGTGAGCTGGTCCAAGGCCGCCATGGGAATGCTGACTGCCAAAAGCCTTGCGAATTTCTTCCTGGTGTCGGATGTCATCAGATGCGCCCGATCACCGCTTTTTGGCACCTTTCGCAAAGGCCGTCGCTGTCAAGGACCGGCTCGCGCACCCAGCACCTTGCGCATTTTTCGCCTGATGCTGCGGCAACCTTGAGGGAAAGGCCCTCCATGCCCGTGGAGACAGCGCCTTCCGGGGCCTGGCCCTCGATCAGTTCGACCTTGGAGATGATGAAGACCCCGCGAAGCTCATCCGTAAATTCCGCAAGCCCCTTGTAAACGTCGCCTTCGGCGTAGAGCACAACCGCCGCGTCCAGGCTGTGGCCCACCTCCTTGGCGTTTCTGGCGTCCTCTATAACCTTGGTTACCTCAGCCCTGACCTTGCGCACGAACTCCCACTTTTTGGCCAGATCCTCGTTCACGAAGCCTTCCTCTATTTCGGGGAAAAGAGCCGCGTGGACGGTGCCCGGAGTGCCCTTGGCCTTGGGCATGGCCTTCCAGACTTCTTCGGTGGTGAAGGCCAGCACCGGGGCCAGAAGACGGGCCGTTGCGGACAAAATCGTGTAAAGGGCCGTCTGGGCGCTGCGGCGCTCCAGCGAATCGGGCGGCGACACGTAGAGCCGGTCCTTTAAGATGTCGAGATAGAACGCGGACATGTCAACGCCGCAGAAGTTGTGCATGGCGTGATAGACCATGTGGAACTCGTATGACTCGTAGGCGGCCCTGGCCTTTCTGATCTGGCCCGAAAGAAGGTGAAGGGCGTAGCGGTCCATGGAGAGCATATTTTCCACCGGCACCGCGTCTTTTTCGGGGTCGAAATCAAAGAGGTTCCCAAGAAGGAAGCGCCAGGTGTTCCTTATCCTCCGGTAGGCGTCCACAAGCTGTTTTAAGATGTTGTCGGATATCCTGATGTCGTCGCGGTAGTCGGTGGCCGAGACCCAGAGCCGAAGGATTTCAGCGCCGTATTTGTCGATCACCTGCTTGGGCGCTATGACGTTCCCCAGGGACTTGCTCATCTTGCGGCCCTTCTCGTCCACCACGAAGCCGTGGGTGAGGACCGCGTCGTAGGGGGCCTTGCCCCTGGTGCCCACCGCCGTCAGAAGGCTTGAGTGGAACCATCCCCGGTGCTGGTCGCTTCCCTCAAGGTACAGGTCGGCGGGCCATTTCAGATAGGGACGCTGCTCCAGCACAGCCGCGTGGCTCACGCCGGAGTCGAACCAGACATCCAGGATGTCCTTTTCCTTGTTGAAGGATTCGCTCCCGCACTTTTGGCACTTGGTTCCGGGGGGTGTGAAGCGCGTGGCGTCGCCTTCAAACCAGACATCCGCCCCTTCTTTTTCCACGATGGCCGCCACAAACTCGGAAAGCTCGCGGCTTGCCAGAAGCTCGCCGCAGTCCGC from Deltaproteobacteria bacterium carries:
- the lgt gene encoding prolipoprotein diacylglyceryl transferase, which encodes MYPVLLKIGPLTLHTYGFLLAVGCLAGMAVAFKEAARKGLDPEKVLDLCFYCLIAGIISARLFFVAFNWEFFSGDLVEIFRVWRGGLVFYGGFLGAALVYFWFVRRHRMPVWKTADLFALGVPLGHFFGRLGCFSAGCCYGKVCDLPWAVTFPNNGGLAPYGNPLHPTQLYEAAGLLILFAFLYFFLRKRTRFDGMLFSSYLFLYATMRFFIEFLRGDERGSYFLGVLSPSQTVAAGAVIAAVVLFFILRKRAKANP
- the lspA gene encoding signal peptidase II; the protein is MTSDTRKKFARLLAVSIPMAALDQLTKWWVQKAIPLYEEIPVIPGFFSLTHAHNPGGAFGVFASHGPTVRIALFMVLTLVAAGMVLYMYYKTPLESRFFAGALILIFSGAVGNLIDRFRFGYVDDFLLFYHGRWQFPSFNVADSCVTVGVTILVIHVLFKKEPF